The Clarias gariepinus isolate MV-2021 ecotype Netherlands chromosome 7, CGAR_prim_01v2, whole genome shotgun sequence genome includes a window with the following:
- the nutf2 gene encoding nuclear transport factor 2 isoform X2: MGDKPIWEQIGSSFVQHYYQLFDTDRTQLGSIYIDASCLTWEGQQFQGKAAIVEKLSSLPFTKIAHSITAQDHQPTPDSCIMSMVVGQLKADEDQVLGFQQTFLLKHYSNAWVCTNEVFRLALHNL, encoded by the exons ATGGGAGACAAGCCGATTTGGGAACAAATAGGATCCAGCTTTGTTCAACATTACTATCAACTGTTTGACACTGACAGAACTCAGCTCGGATCAATATAT ATTGATGCGTCATGCCTAACGTGGGAAGGACAGCAATTCCAGGGAAAAGCGGCGATAGTCGAGAAACTGTCT AGCCTGCCCTTCACAAAAATAGCCCACAGCATAACAGCACAAGATCACCAGCCCACTCCTGACAGCTGCATAATGAGTATGGTAGTAGGACAACTAAAA GCCGATGAAGACCAGGTGCTGGGCTTCCAACAGACCTTTCTACTGAAACATTACAGCAATGCCTGGGTTTGCACCAACGAGGTCTTCAGGCTTGCTCTACACAACCTATGA